The following proteins are encoded in a genomic region of Dyadobacter sp. UC 10:
- a CDS encoding OmpA family protein, which yields MRIQKNVLFLAILLSLANIPAFSQNQWTYDFNNGLNPIETGGPALKVLGQPGQYIKEKIPGSDYLNRTIYQFESNSGLQFNNLEAKGFLSKSFTVEIYFKMNELDSWKRVLDFKNRKSDYGSYIYDGKLNFYDYAIGEKAPVRANQYVHYVYSRDFETKVIKMYINGQSKLEFKDPGTEGMLDNDQVLNLFQDDLVAGHEASAGSIALIRVYDRVMTPVFVRRSYQTISKNFKEPVAKKEKEDPPVEEPATEELKRNKNLALVTGKVYDGRDLAPVNDAEVMVRKSDNDSLVAQTKTVQGVYNFELTPYESYKISARADGFQSRSISVKTTNRYEEVKSLISLSPETYSSPLTTLYFNQSTEELEGKAVTDLDSMITYFQKHPALKIVLKGHTDNTGNFEKNLELSNRRVETVKTYLLTKGIPADRIEGNGYGSAQPNRVNRSETGKRSNRRVDIWAEPIKR from the coding sequence ATGCGTATTCAAAAAAATGTATTGTTCCTGGCTATTCTTCTATCACTTGCGAACATTCCTGCATTTTCCCAAAATCAATGGACTTACGACTTTAATAATGGGTTGAACCCCATCGAAACCGGCGGGCCGGCCCTCAAAGTACTCGGCCAGCCTGGTCAGTATATCAAAGAAAAAATTCCGGGGTCCGACTATCTCAACAGGACGATTTACCAATTTGAAAGTAATAGCGGTTTACAGTTTAACAACCTGGAAGCAAAAGGTTTTTTAAGCAAAAGCTTTACGGTTGAGATCTATTTTAAAATGAATGAGCTTGACAGCTGGAAGCGCGTTCTTGATTTTAAAAACAGAAAAAGCGATTACGGCAGTTATATCTATGACGGAAAGCTCAATTTCTACGACTATGCAATAGGCGAAAAAGCGCCTGTTCGTGCCAACCAGTATGTGCATTACGTTTATTCACGCGACTTTGAAACAAAGGTGATCAAGATGTACATCAATGGCCAATCGAAACTTGAATTCAAGGATCCGGGCACAGAGGGAATGCTCGATAATGATCAGGTACTCAATCTTTTCCAGGATGACCTGGTAGCCGGACATGAAGCAAGCGCGGGCTCTATTGCCCTCATTCGAGTCTATGACCGTGTGATGACGCCCGTTTTTGTCCGCAGGAGTTATCAGACCATCAGCAAAAATTTCAAGGAGCCAGTCGCCAAAAAGGAAAAAGAAGATCCACCGGTGGAGGAACCGGCAACAGAGGAACTGAAAAGGAATAAAAATCTGGCACTGGTAACCGGTAAAGTTTATGATGGCCGAGATCTGGCTCCGGTAAATGATGCCGAAGTGATGGTTCGTAAATCCGACAATGATTCCCTGGTCGCGCAGACAAAAACAGTTCAGGGGGTTTATAATTTTGAGCTGACGCCTTATGAGTCTTATAAAATATCCGCCCGGGCCGACGGTTTTCAATCACGGAGTATCAGCGTTAAAACCACCAATCGCTACGAGGAAGTCAAATCGCTGATCAGCCTGTCTCCGGAAACCTATTCGTCACCGCTAACTACTTTGTATTTTAATCAAAGCACCGAAGAGCTTGAAGGTAAGGCTGTTACCGACCTGGATTCGATGATAACTTACTTTCAAAAACATCCGGCCTTAAAAATTGTATTGAAAGGACATACAGATAATACCGGCAACTTTGAAAAAAACCTCGAGTTGTCCAACAGGCGTGTTGAAACGGTCAAGACCTATTTATTGACCAAGGGCATCCCGGCTGACCGGATCGAGGGGAACGGGTACGGATCAGCGCAGCCCAACAGGGTAAACCGCTCGGAGACCGGAAAGCGTTCGAACCGGCGTGTAGACATTTGGGCGGAGCCTATAAAAAGATAA
- a CDS encoding DMT family transporter, protein MKNISIGILFSILWSSASVATKFGVQSAPPLILANVRFFIAGILLLAFSYLFNKNSSYRLPTKGEWLQLSLFGFLNTTLYLGLYVYAMKYTAAGIGSLAVSTNPLIIVLLSSWWLKRRPQRDEWLGILLGMAGIGIATYPLLADSYTTPEGITILLISMIAVSAASVYYASIKWELPNLLINGWQVFLGGVFLLPATILFSEFSETRLDGTFWGSVLWLSLAVSIIGLICWFHLLRLDAVKAALWLFLCPLFGFFFAWWLMDEPVTIYTILGTCLVLAGLYAGQRSKLTGKNKS, encoded by the coding sequence GTGAAAAATATTAGTATTGGTATCCTCTTTTCCATTTTATGGTCTTCGGCTTCCGTAGCGACTAAGTTTGGTGTGCAATCGGCCCCGCCGCTGATATTGGCAAACGTCCGGTTTTTTATCGCTGGTATCTTACTGCTCGCTTTTTCCTATTTATTTAACAAAAATTCATCTTATCGCTTGCCGACTAAGGGTGAATGGCTGCAATTAAGCCTTTTCGGCTTTTTAAATACAACGCTTTATCTGGGCCTCTACGTGTATGCCATGAAATATACTGCCGCCGGGATCGGCAGCCTTGCTGTTTCAACCAACCCGCTGATTATCGTATTATTATCGTCCTGGTGGCTAAAACGACGGCCGCAACGCGATGAATGGCTGGGTATCTTACTTGGCATGGCCGGTATCGGGATAGCGACATACCCGCTTCTGGCCGACAGCTATACTACTCCGGAAGGTATTACCATATTGTTGATCAGTATGATAGCCGTTTCAGCCGCCAGTGTTTATTATGCGTCGATAAAATGGGAGCTTCCGAATTTACTGATAAACGGTTGGCAGGTTTTCCTTGGCGGGGTGTTCCTCTTGCCCGCTACCATTTTGTTCAGCGAATTTTCGGAAACCCGGCTTGACGGCACATTCTGGGGTTCGGTGTTATGGCTGAGCCTGGCAGTGTCCATCATTGGGTTGATCTGCTGGTTTCATCTCCTGCGGCTCGATGCAGTGAAGGCGGCGTTGTGGCTTTTCTTATGTCCCCTTTTCGGGTTTTTCTTTGCGTGGTGGTTAATGGACGAGCCTGTTACCATTTATACAATCCTAGGGACATGCTTGGTGCTTGCCGGCCTCTATGCAGGCCAGAGATCAAAGTTGACCGGAAAAAACAAGAGTTAA
- the pth gene encoding aminoacyl-tRNA hydrolase, which yields MKYLIAGLGNIGPEYAFTRHNAGFMVLDRLAAQNDFKFSFEKLAFVAEWKYKGRQIYFIKPTTYMNLSGKALRYYMDQYKVSAENTLVIVDELQLPFGTLRIKPKGSHGGHNGLKNIEELLSTSEYPRLRFGIGNNFPRGRQVDYVLKPFSTEEMSELPVYLDKAGDMVITFCTLGIHSAMNNYNQ from the coding sequence ATGAAATATCTGATTGCCGGGCTGGGAAATATTGGCCCGGAATATGCTTTTACCAGACACAATGCAGGCTTTATGGTGCTGGACAGACTGGCAGCGCAGAACGATTTCAAATTTAGTTTTGAGAAGCTGGCTTTTGTTGCGGAGTGGAAATACAAGGGGCGGCAGATCTATTTTATCAAGCCCACTACCTATATGAACCTGAGCGGGAAGGCTTTAAGGTATTACATGGACCAATACAAAGTCAGTGCAGAAAATACGCTCGTAATCGTGGATGAACTGCAACTGCCCTTTGGAACATTGCGCATTAAGCCAAAAGGGAGTCACGGCGGGCACAATGGTTTAAAGAACATCGAAGAACTGCTGAGTACGTCGGAATATCCCCGGCTTCGTTTTGGTATCGGGAATAATTTTCCACGCGGACGGCAAGTAGATTACGTCTTAAAGCCTTTTTCCACGGAGGAAATGTCTGAACTTCCTGTCTATCTGGACAAGGCTGGTGACATGGTAATCACTTTTTGTACTTTGGGGATACATTCTGCAATGAATAATTATAACCAATGA